One genomic window of Haloferax mediterranei ATCC 33500 includes the following:
- a CDS encoding HAD family hydrolase — translation MERYDILYRLYENFDADAVRDAQDFVDLLPPLDSSVALSHWQAVDDELTDKKDRIRRSFSDGDRYAELAARATRDQAFTALDLYTKYGRQVNALVLDVDETLRSAGRTDNEIPREVLHLLTEFHEADVPIVICTGQTLENVKGFAIQGLGNELVHSGDVSIVYEAGTGVFTPGHGSDTKRLLYETLDESVQSVFESVRGRVIRDLPDSLRGCVHLQGNEFNVTLKPNFETGSDSAETVIDEALVYLLDLLGEAVTDDPDGPGWVRSYFAARDPEIEGVLADRDERPDPKTEIPAEVEATLERVTVAYYHADAAELSAVDLNKAAGVEAALDVLGVDDPFVLVMGDSKSDLDVMTWAAENDQGLAAAPDHSSPGVLEHVRETDELVFDRGDAASVLRTAYALNLLVD, via the coding sequence ATGGAGCGGTACGATATCCTGTATCGACTGTACGAGAACTTCGATGCAGACGCGGTCCGGGACGCACAGGACTTCGTCGACCTCTTGCCGCCACTCGACTCTTCGGTGGCGCTCTCACACTGGCAGGCCGTCGATGACGAGTTAACAGACAAGAAAGACCGAATCAGGCGGTCGTTTTCGGACGGCGACCGCTACGCCGAACTCGCCGCCCGCGCCACTAGAGATCAGGCGTTTACCGCCCTCGACCTCTACACCAAGTACGGTCGTCAAGTCAACGCGCTCGTGCTCGACGTGGACGAGACGCTTCGCTCGGCGGGTCGAACGGACAACGAGATTCCGCGGGAGGTGTTGCACCTCCTCACCGAGTTCCACGAGGCGGACGTCCCCATCGTCATCTGTACCGGACAGACGCTGGAGAACGTCAAGGGGTTCGCCATTCAGGGACTCGGCAACGAACTCGTCCACTCCGGCGACGTGAGCATCGTCTACGAGGCGGGGACGGGCGTGTTTACGCCGGGACACGGCTCCGACACGAAGCGACTGCTCTACGAGACGCTCGACGAATCGGTTCAGTCGGTCTTCGAGTCGGTTCGCGGGCGCGTGATTCGCGACCTTCCGGATTCGCTGCGCGGGTGTGTCCACCTGCAGGGCAACGAGTTCAACGTCACACTCAAGCCGAATTTCGAGACCGGAAGCGACAGCGCGGAGACGGTCATCGACGAGGCGCTCGTCTACCTCTTGGACCTCCTCGGCGAAGCCGTCACCGACGACCCGGACGGCCCCGGGTGGGTTCGGTCCTACTTCGCGGCGCGAGACCCGGAAATCGAAGGCGTGCTCGCCGACCGCGACGAGCGTCCGGACCCGAAGACGGAGATTCCGGCGGAGGTCGAAGCGACGCTCGAACGCGTTACAGTCGCGTACTACCACGCTGACGCCGCGGAACTCTCCGCGGTCGATTTGAACAAGGCTGCAGGTGTCGAAGCCGCCCTCGACGTGCTCGGTGTGGACGACCCGTTCGTGCTCGTCATGGGCGACTCGAAGTCCGACCTCGACGTGATGACGTGGGCCGCAGAAAACGATCAGGGTCTCGCCGCGGCACCGGATCACT
- a CDS encoding DUF5799 family protein, with amino-acid sequence MAHWTDSIVGDRMTVDREFNDQVMNSRFSSQEWGLIMTATEFEIEDADDPEAARIVAETEKVPQIIPELDNIRKQMGSMGGGQQESPSGGGGIVDSIKGALGLGDGGNQGEQEKLEDAERLTQAYAETLQEHLENKGKWEQVRISYLE; translated from the coding sequence ATGGCACACTGGACCGACAGCATCGTCGGCGACCGAATGACGGTAGACCGCGAGTTCAACGACCAGGTGATGAATTCCCGGTTCTCCAGTCAGGAGTGGGGTCTCATCATGACGGCGACCGAATTCGAAATCGAAGATGCGGACGACCCCGAGGCGGCACGAATCGTCGCGGAGACAGAGAAAGTCCCGCAGATTATCCCCGAACTGGACAACATCCGCAAACAGATGGGTTCGATGGGTGGGGGACAACAAGAGTCGCCGTCCGGTGGCGGCGGTATCGTCGACTCCATCAAGGGGGCACTCGGTCTCGGCGACGGCGGCAATCAGGGAGAACAGGAGAAACTGGAGGACGCAGAGCGTCTTACGCAGGCCTACGCGGAGACGCTTCAGGAACACCTCGAAAACAAGGGCAAGTGGGAACAGGTCCGCATCAGCTACCTCGAATAA
- a CDS encoding DUF7557 family protein has protein sequence MPQIHLDDETVARLDNLREEDEEYDELINELMNIYEASERTLFHAGEEY, from the coding sequence ATGCCGCAGATTCACCTCGACGACGAGACGGTCGCCCGACTCGACAATCTCCGAGAAGAAGACGAGGAGTACGACGAGCTTATCAACGAACTGATGAACATCTACGAAGCGAGCGAGCGAACCCTGTTCCACGCTGGCGAGGAGTACTGA
- a CDS encoding PAS domain-containing protein, protein MDSLENEQNEPIRVLYVDDDESFADKVQTKLSNIDSNIDVTLSSDIETALERVTSQSIDCVVTTYSLGAATGLDLVDAVRERAAPLPTILLTKQRDGHVTAEAASNNASDHITLQAERDNFSILATRVETLVSAVRNKQRAVATTNRFRRTLERTTDAIYAVNSDWEIEYMNQKMADRVGCDPDSVVGAILWEEFPSIAGTELETRYRTAVETGEPVSFEQYLGPPFDYWVEVRAFPDDDGLTVFSREITEERERERELQRSKAILENVHDVVFVIDSSMEIQYANPSAARARSGPDALRGMNILDIMRDSVSDEDYERFREAVRETLSGMEDRSDGGPTGLYDFDLQMTADTTFGRRAFDVRLAPLYDATEKQVLIVARDVTERYEAQQQLEQERDALQAVQRVMGNATLSTDERLTKLLEIGCQTLGLDLGVVSNIDGNDYEIRAIHPTGGEISVGDRFDLGSTYCKEVVENDEVCSFIDAVDAGYESHPAYQEFGLKAYIGAPLTVDGERYGTVNFSSSSTRKTPFGEFERTLVELLGELVSAELSRDRSRTELEQTNRRLESLIETAPMAIMEVGRRGNLLLWNQGAEEMFGWSREEVIGTFNPLVPDEKIDEYESHLAKTFAGERVYGKEIRRQTKAGDKLDLLLSTASIADPEGGVDRVIAILEDITPQKRIERSLRELQQTAQELTVASSTEEVGEIAVEAAVDVLGLEVTSIWEYDEQEDALVPLTETSAARDLYGETPTLTAGESLAWESFESGEIRVYDDVRQHDGRYNKDTEMRSEIIVPLGRHGLLLTGSTSSREFTDRDTDLFRILAASAEAAMVRAKRENELRRQNERLDEFADVVAHDLRNPLTVASGFLDIAAETGNEQYFDRVRSAHERIENLIEDLLTLSRGERPIDDSSEIDLEKLAEESWGYVNTDKANLSLSESLPTVHGDANRLKHLFENLFRNAIEHGGGDVNVTVEELADGSGFAVEDDGVGISPERQADVFDHGVSYSDDGTGFGLSIVAAIAREHGWSVSVTDGADGGARFEFESERSESTEKTAQTQ, encoded by the coding sequence GTGGATAGTCTGGAGAACGAACAAAACGAGCCGATTCGTGTCCTCTACGTCGACGACGATGAGTCGTTCGCAGACAAGGTCCAGACGAAACTCTCCAATATCGACTCGAACATCGATGTTACGCTTTCGAGCGATATCGAAACAGCACTAGAGCGTGTCACGTCTCAGTCAATCGACTGCGTCGTCACCACGTATTCACTTGGAGCGGCGACCGGTCTCGACCTTGTCGACGCAGTCCGCGAACGAGCGGCGCCACTCCCGACGATATTGCTCACCAAGCAACGAGATGGACACGTAACCGCCGAAGCGGCATCGAACAACGCGTCCGACCATATCACGCTACAGGCCGAACGAGACAATTTCAGTATTCTCGCAACTCGAGTTGAGACGCTCGTCAGCGCGGTCCGAAATAAGCAACGCGCCGTTGCGACAACCAACCGATTCAGGCGGACGCTCGAACGCACGACTGATGCAATCTACGCGGTGAACAGCGACTGGGAAATCGAGTACATGAACCAGAAGATGGCAGACCGTGTTGGCTGTGACCCTGACAGTGTCGTCGGGGCCATCCTCTGGGAAGAGTTTCCGTCTATTGCCGGAACCGAACTGGAGACGCGGTATCGAACCGCGGTGGAAACTGGTGAGCCGGTTTCATTCGAGCAGTATCTCGGGCCGCCGTTCGACTACTGGGTCGAAGTGCGTGCCTTCCCTGACGACGACGGCCTCACTGTCTTCTCCCGGGAGATAACCGAAGAGCGGGAACGGGAACGCGAACTCCAGCGCAGCAAGGCGATTTTAGAGAACGTCCACGATGTCGTATTCGTCATCGACTCATCGATGGAGATTCAGTATGCGAATCCGTCGGCCGCCCGTGCTCGTAGTGGACCCGACGCGCTGCGCGGAATGAATATTCTCGATATCATGAGAGACAGCGTTTCGGACGAGGACTACGAACGATTCCGCGAGGCAGTCCGCGAGACGCTCTCCGGCATGGAAGACCGGAGTGACGGTGGCCCAACTGGGCTGTATGATTTTGACCTCCAGATGACGGCCGATACGACGTTCGGACGCCGGGCGTTCGACGTCAGACTCGCGCCACTGTACGACGCAACTGAAAAACAGGTCCTCATTGTCGCGCGAGACGTGACTGAACGCTACGAAGCACAGCAGCAACTCGAACAGGAGCGAGACGCGCTTCAGGCGGTCCAGCGGGTGATGGGAAATGCAACCCTCTCGACCGACGAACGACTAACAAAGCTGCTCGAAATCGGCTGTCAGACGCTCGGACTCGACCTCGGTGTCGTCTCCAATATCGACGGGAACGACTACGAAATCCGTGCGATTCACCCGACCGGTGGCGAGATCTCTGTCGGCGACCGATTCGACCTCGGATCGACCTACTGCAAAGAGGTCGTCGAAAACGACGAGGTATGTTCATTCATAGACGCGGTCGACGCCGGATACGAGTCCCACCCCGCGTATCAGGAGTTCGGGCTGAAAGCGTATATCGGGGCCCCGCTCACAGTCGATGGCGAACGATACGGGACGGTGAACTTCTCCAGTTCGTCAACCCGTAAGACACCGTTCGGGGAGTTCGAGCGAACACTCGTCGAACTCCTCGGCGAACTGGTCAGCGCGGAGTTATCACGCGACCGCAGTCGAACCGAGCTCGAACAGACGAATCGGCGACTCGAATCACTCATCGAGACTGCACCGATGGCGATTATGGAAGTCGGTAGACGTGGAAACCTGCTTCTCTGGAATCAGGGTGCCGAAGAGATGTTCGGGTGGTCGAGAGAGGAGGTCATCGGAACGTTCAATCCGCTGGTTCCAGACGAGAAGATAGACGAGTACGAGAGTCACCTAGCAAAAACGTTTGCGGGCGAGCGAGTCTACGGCAAAGAGATTCGGCGGCAGACGAAAGCCGGAGACAAACTCGACTTGTTGCTCTCGACGGCCTCGATAGCGGACCCAGAAGGAGGCGTCGACCGGGTAATCGCCATCCTCGAAGATATCACGCCGCAGAAACGAATCGAGCGGAGTCTACGGGAACTCCAGCAGACCGCACAGGAACTCACCGTCGCGTCGTCGACCGAGGAAGTCGGCGAAATCGCCGTCGAAGCCGCGGTCGACGTGCTCGGACTCGAGGTGACGAGTATCTGGGAGTACGACGAGCAGGAAGATGCGCTCGTCCCACTCACCGAGACGAGCGCGGCGCGCGACCTGTACGGGGAGACGCCGACACTCACGGCCGGAGAGAGTCTCGCCTGGGAGTCCTTCGAGTCGGGTGAAATCCGCGTCTACGACGACGTTCGACAACACGACGGCCGATACAACAAGGACACCGAGATGCGAAGTGAGATAATCGTCCCGCTCGGGCGGCACGGTCTCTTGCTCACCGGTTCGACGTCGTCGCGGGAGTTTACTGACCGTGACACCGACCTCTTTCGAATCCTCGCTGCGTCCGCCGAAGCCGCGATGGTTCGGGCGAAACGAGAGAACGAACTCAGGCGGCAGAACGAACGCCTTGACGAGTTCGCAGATGTCGTCGCTCACGACCTTCGGAATCCACTGACAGTCGCGTCCGGCTTTCTCGACATCGCTGCCGAAACCGGAAACGAACAGTACTTCGACCGGGTACGGTCCGCACACGAACGTATCGAGAACCTCATCGAAGACCTCCTCACGCTTTCCCGCGGCGAACGACCCATCGACGATAGCTCCGAAATCGACCTCGAGAAACTGGCGGAGGAGTCGTGGGGGTACGTCAATACCGACAAGGCGAACCTCTCACTCTCCGAGTCGCTACCGACGGTTCACGGGGATGCAAACCGGTTGAAGCACCTGTTCGAGAACTTGTTCCGGAACGCAATCGAACACGGTGGGGGCGACGTCAACGTGACAGTCGAAGAGCTTGCCGACGGGTCAGGGTTCGCTGTCGAAGACGATGGAGTCGGTATTTCGCCGGAGCGGCAAGCGGACGTGTTCGACCACGGCGTCTCGTACAGCGATGACGGAACCGGATTCGGGCTGAGTATCGTCGCCGCTATCGCCCGCGAACACGGGTGGTCGGTCTCGGTGACCGACGGAGCAGACGGCGGTGCCCGCTTCGAATTCGAATCTGAGCGCAGCGAATCCACGGAGAAAACAGCGCAGACGCAGTAA
- the fba gene encoding class II fructose-bisphosphate aldolase, whose translation MPFYGGEELATVYDEALDEGFGLIASNIAEPSIMMGLMEGADRMNSDLLLQLSGGACKFAGNGDPVAGLKAMGNYIEVIAEQYDIGVFLNMDHQTDLEFIEQQIELDIPSSIMIDASHEPFDENVATSREVVEMVEAAGSDTLIEAELGQIKGVEDEIEAEEAFYTDPEQAVEFVDKTGADLLAISVGTQHGVAKGKDLELRPDLARDIRQALRDHGLDTPLVLHGSSGVQPDQLQEMLKHGICKVNKDTRYQYEYTRTAYDLYSEDPNAIVPPEGVEGTRDTFFNDTEWSPDKSVFDPRVVGRDIRGRIADVHADLTEVSGSAGKSLFKQLSSKA comes from the coding sequence ATGCCGTTCTACGGCGGGGAGGAACTCGCCACAGTGTACGACGAGGCGCTCGACGAAGGATTCGGTCTCATCGCGAGCAACATCGCGGAGCCGAGCATCATGATGGGACTCATGGAGGGTGCCGACCGGATGAACTCGGACCTTCTGTTACAACTCAGCGGCGGGGCCTGCAAGTTCGCGGGCAACGGTGACCCTGTCGCGGGCCTGAAGGCCATGGGTAACTACATCGAGGTCATCGCCGAGCAGTACGACATCGGCGTCTTCCTCAACATGGACCACCAGACGGACCTCGAGTTCATCGAGCAGCAAATCGAACTCGACATCCCGTCATCGATTATGATTGACGCCTCGCACGAACCGTTCGACGAGAACGTCGCGACGAGTCGCGAGGTCGTCGAGATGGTCGAGGCCGCAGGCTCCGACACCCTCATCGAGGCCGAACTCGGCCAAATCAAGGGCGTCGAAGACGAAATCGAAGCCGAAGAGGCGTTCTACACGGACCCCGAGCAGGCCGTCGAGTTCGTCGACAAGACGGGTGCTGACCTGCTTGCTATCTCTGTCGGCACGCAACACGGCGTCGCCAAGGGTAAGGACCTCGAACTCCGCCCTGACCTCGCGCGCGACATTCGTCAGGCGCTTCGCGACCACGGACTCGATACGCCGCTCGTCCTCCACGGCTCTTCGGGCGTCCAGCCCGACCAGCTTCAGGAGATGCTCAAACACGGCATCTGCAAGGTCAACAAGGACACGCGCTACCAGTACGAGTACACGCGGACCGCCTACGACCTCTACAGCGAAGACCCCAACGCCATCGTCCCGCCGGAAGGCGTCGAAGGCACTCGCGACACGTTCTTCAACGACACCGAGTGGTCACCTGACAAGTCGGTGTTTGACCCGCGCGTCGTCGGCCGTGACATCCGCGGGCGTATCGCCGACGTACACGCCGACTTGACGGAAGTCTCCGGCAGCGCCGGGAAGAGCCTCTTCAAGCAACTGTCGTCGAAAGCATAG
- the ptfB gene encoding fructose PTS transporter subunit IIB, translating into MKFVAVTSCPTGIAHSQMAAENLLQIAERLGHDIDVEVQGAMGTQDELDADAIAEADAVIITSDTSVSRDRFEGKLVLKGTVKDGVNNAEAVIEKAAELADAGKTGSVTFGSGEGAADADAEAAASSEAESGAERAQPDEPVRRGGDPEKGLFARLKKLFS; encoded by the coding sequence ATGAAATTCGTCGCAGTCACATCCTGTCCAACCGGTATCGCACACAGCCAGATGGCGGCTGAGAACCTCCTGCAGATCGCAGAACGCCTCGGACACGACATCGACGTCGAAGTCCAGGGCGCGATGGGGACACAAGACGAACTCGATGCGGACGCCATCGCCGAGGCCGATGCGGTCATCATCACCTCGGACACGTCGGTTAGCCGCGACCGATTCGAGGGAAAACTCGTCCTCAAAGGGACCGTCAAAGACGGCGTCAACAACGCCGAAGCCGTCATCGAGAAGGCGGCCGAACTCGCCGACGCGGGCAAGACCGGGTCGGTCACTTTCGGGAGCGGCGAGGGCGCTGCCGACGCGGATGCCGAGGCTGCCGCCTCGTCGGAAGCAGAATCGGGTGCTGAACGTGCGCAACCTGACGAACCTGTCCGTCGCGGCGGCGACCCGGAGAAGGGCCTTTTCGCCCGGCTGAAGAAGCTGTTCTCCTAA
- the ptsP gene encoding phosphoenolpyruvate--protein phosphotransferase, translating to MAERTLSGIGVTPLSGVGTVIWYRPDADLPEPPEPEDIDAEAELARFEDAREAAEDELETERARTADRVGKEEAAVFDAHIQFLNDPQITDGVADAIEGGLPAEHAVQETFSSFVEQFENMGGRMGERADDLRDIRDRLVRVLSDAERTDLSSLPTGSVVVAERLTPSDTAQLDPERVAGFVTVTGGRTSHAAIFARSLALPAIVGVGEELNAVEDDTEVVVDGETGDLVVQPDDEQKEAAAADTDVEIRHDPVETADGVDIEVAANIGTRADLGPAVDRGADGVGLFRTEFLFLDRESPPDEDEQFDAYVEAAESFDAGRVVVRTLDIGGDKPVPYLDLPDEENPFLGERGIRRSLGPDADLFETQIRALLRAAGSADGARLSVMLPLVSTVEELRRAREQFESVADDLTEEGIVHEMPEFGIMVETPATAFMADQFAPHVDFFSIGTNDLAQYVMAAERGNERVSDLGDYRQPAVLRAIDATVSAADDTDCWVGMCGEMAGDPDLTELLVGLGLDELSMSAVTVPQVKAAVTETDTEDAEALAARVLRAETKAEVIETLTENQ from the coding sequence ATGGCCGAACGAACCCTCTCCGGTATCGGTGTCACCCCGCTTTCGGGCGTCGGGACAGTCATCTGGTATCGCCCGGACGCGGACCTCCCGGAGCCACCGGAACCGGAAGATATCGACGCCGAGGCCGAACTGGCCCGCTTCGAAGACGCCCGCGAAGCCGCCGAAGACGAACTCGAAACCGAGCGAGCGCGCACTGCCGACCGGGTCGGAAAAGAGGAAGCCGCGGTCTTCGACGCGCATATCCAGTTTCTCAACGACCCGCAGATAACCGACGGCGTCGCCGACGCTATCGAGGGCGGACTACCGGCAGAACACGCCGTTCAGGAGACGTTCTCGTCGTTTGTCGAGCAGTTCGAGAACATGGGCGGACGCATGGGCGAACGCGCCGATGACCTACGCGACATCCGCGATAGACTCGTGCGCGTGCTTTCCGACGCCGAACGGACCGACCTCTCGTCGTTGCCGACGGGGAGCGTCGTCGTCGCCGAACGCCTCACACCGAGTGACACGGCGCAACTCGACCCCGAGCGCGTCGCCGGATTCGTCACGGTCACTGGCGGCCGAACCTCGCACGCGGCTATCTTCGCCCGGTCGCTCGCCCTGCCCGCCATCGTCGGCGTCGGCGAGGAGTTGAACGCAGTCGAAGACGACACGGAAGTCGTCGTCGACGGCGAGACCGGTGACCTCGTGGTCCAACCGGACGACGAGCAGAAGGAGGCCGCCGCGGCCGATACCGACGTGGAAATCCGCCACGACCCGGTCGAGACGGCAGACGGCGTCGACATCGAAGTCGCGGCGAACATCGGCACGCGTGCCGACCTCGGGCCGGCAGTCGACCGTGGGGCCGACGGCGTCGGGCTGTTCCGGACCGAATTCCTCTTTCTCGACCGCGAGTCGCCGCCGGACGAGGACGAGCAGTTCGATGCGTACGTCGAGGCGGCCGAGTCGTTCGACGCCGGGCGCGTCGTCGTCAGGACGCTCGATATCGGCGGCGACAAGCCGGTTCCCTATCTCGACTTGCCGGACGAGGAAAACCCGTTCCTCGGTGAGCGCGGTATCCGCCGGTCGCTCGGCCCCGACGCCGACCTCTTCGAAACGCAGATTCGCGCCCTTCTGCGTGCTGCGGGAAGCGCCGACGGAGCACGCCTCTCTGTGATGCTCCCGCTCGTCTCGACGGTCGAGGAACTTCGGCGTGCACGTGAGCAATTCGAGTCGGTCGCGGACGACCTCACAGAGGAGGGTATCGTCCACGAGATGCCCGAGTTCGGCATCATGGTCGAAACGCCCGCAACGGCCTTCATGGCCGACCAGTTCGCCCCGCACGTCGACTTCTTCAGTATCGGAACGAACGACCTCGCACAGTACGTGATGGCCGCAGAACGCGGGAACGAGCGCGTCTCTGACCTCGGGGACTACCGGCAACCCGCAGTGCTCCGTGCCATCGATGCCACTGTCTCTGCTGCCGACGACACCGACTGCTGGGTCGGTATGTGCGGCGAGATGGCTGGCGACCCCGACCTTACCGAACTGCTCGTCGGTCTCGGACTCGACGAGTTGAGCATGAGCGCCGTCACGGTTCCGCAGGTGAAAGCAGCCGTGACGGAGACAGATACCGAAGACGCAGAAGCCCTCGCGGCGCGCGTACTTCGGGCTGAGACCAAGGCTGAAGTCATAGAGACCCTTACAGAGAACCAATGA
- the ptsH1 gene encoding phosphocarrier protein HPr, with amino-acid sequence MERIVTVVPEDGLHARPASKFVETANEFDADVQLGRADSDGLAPAASMLAVTGLGVAAGEDVRLVAEGDDAEATLDALEAILSTPEAKQ; translated from the coding sequence ATGGAGCGAATCGTCACCGTCGTCCCCGAAGACGGGCTTCACGCCCGGCCCGCCTCGAAGTTCGTCGAGACGGCGAACGAGTTCGACGCCGACGTGCAACTCGGCCGCGCTGACTCGGACGGCCTCGCACCCGCCGCGAGCATGCTCGCCGTGACGGGACTCGGCGTTGCCGCCGGCGAAGACGTTCGGCTCGTCGCCGAGGGCGACGACGCGGAAGCAACACTCGACGCACTCGAAGCTATCCTTTCTACGCCCGAAGCCAAACAGTAA
- the ptfA gene encoding fructose PTS transporter subunit IIA, whose protein sequence is MDVADISTITPLELISLEEPPATKEGAIEFLLDLAVDAGRVDDREAALTALLEREEEATTGVGFGIGIPHAKTDAVSKPTVAFGRSTEGIDFDAMDDKPARLLFMILVPAEGGEDHLQILSALSRSLMHEDVREKLLEAERKETVQDVLGEVVA, encoded by the coding sequence ATGGACGTAGCAGATATCAGCACCATCACACCGCTCGAATTGATCTCACTCGAAGAGCCACCGGCGACGAAGGAGGGAGCCATCGAGTTCCTCCTCGATTTGGCTGTCGACGCCGGCCGCGTCGACGACCGAGAGGCTGCGCTCACCGCCCTCCTCGAACGCGAGGAGGAGGCGACGACCGGCGTCGGATTCGGTATCGGCATCCCGCACGCGAAGACCGACGCCGTCTCGAAACCGACAGTCGCGTTCGGTCGGTCGACCGAGGGAATCGACTTCGACGCGATGGACGACAAGCCCGCGCGACTCCTGTTTATGATTCTCGTCCCCGCCGAAGGCGGCGAAGACCACCTGCAGATTCTGAGCGCACTCTCGCGGTCGCTCATGCACGAAGACGTACGCGAGAAACTCCTCGAAGCAGAGCGCAAAGAGACGGTCCAAGACGTGCTCGGCGAGGTGGTCGCCTGA
- the ptfC gene encoding fructose PTS transporter subunit IIC codes for MANDAEDAVRSYLTSVKEDLMTGVSFMIPFVTIGGIFLALGYAVASFSNNVRNVFESTGTPGWFLAQIGVAGLTLMVPVLGAYIAYAIADRPGLAPGFILSYIIQQGNVLKAAGDVIGLQGGSAGAGYLGAIVAGFLAGIVARWFKQRNVPEFIAPMMPVLLIPVATTAVLTPIMLFVLGVPISIANAGLTDFLSNMQGGGQAIVLGAILGAMMASDMGGPINKVAYVFSVGLISEGVTAPMAAVMIAGMVPPIGLALSNFIAPQKYAAEMYENAKSGVLLGFSFITEGAIPYAAADPARIIPSVVAGSAVAGAASMALGVTMPAPHGGIFVVPLSNQPLAFVGCILLGSLVTAAIATAIKPNFDAKIAAQSSDD; via the coding sequence ATGGCAAACGACGCAGAAGACGCGGTTCGGTCCTACCTCACGTCGGTGAAGGAGGACCTCATGACTGGGGTCTCGTTTATGATCCCGTTCGTAACGATTGGCGGCATTTTCCTTGCACTGGGCTACGCTGTCGCCTCGTTCTCGAACAACGTACGGAACGTGTTCGAGAGCACGGGTACCCCTGGCTGGTTCCTCGCACAAATCGGTGTCGCGGGCCTGACGCTCATGGTCCCGGTGCTCGGCGCGTACATCGCGTACGCCATCGCCGACAGGCCGGGACTTGCACCGGGGTTCATTCTCTCGTACATCATTCAGCAGGGGAACGTCCTGAAAGCGGCCGGTGACGTTATCGGCCTTCAGGGTGGCTCTGCCGGTGCCGGATACCTCGGCGCAATCGTGGCCGGGTTCCTCGCCGGCATCGTCGCGCGCTGGTTCAAGCAGCGCAACGTGCCGGAGTTTATCGCACCGATGATGCCCGTGCTCCTCATTCCGGTCGCGACGACGGCGGTGCTCACGCCAATTATGCTGTTCGTGCTGGGCGTCCCTATCTCCATCGCGAACGCGGGACTCACGGACTTCCTGAGCAATATGCAGGGCGGCGGACAGGCCATCGTCCTCGGCGCGATTCTCGGTGCGATGATGGCTTCCGATATGGGCGGTCCCATCAACAAGGTCGCCTACGTGTTCTCTGTCGGTCTGATCTCTGAGGGCGTCACGGCACCGATGGCGGCGGTCATGATTGCGGGGATGGTCCCGCCGATTGGCCTCGCACTGTCGAACTTCATCGCGCCGCAGAAGTACGCCGCTGAGATGTACGAGAACGCCAAAAGCGGCGTTCTCCTCGGCTTCTCGTTTATTACCGAGGGGGCGATTCCCTACGCGGCCGCTGACCCGGCCCGCATCATCCCGAGTGTCGTCGCCGGAAGCGCCGTCGCGGGTGCGGCCTCGATGGCGCTCGGCGTGACGATGCCCGCTCCTCACGGTGGCATCTTCGTCGTTCCGCTGTCGAACCAGCCCCTCGCGTTCGTCGGCTGTATCCTGCTCGGTTCGCTCGTGACGGCGGCCATCGCGACGGCCATCAAGCCGAACTTCGACGCGAAAATCGCGGCACAGAGTTCCGACGACTGA